From Methanocella paludicola SANAE, a single genomic window includes:
- a CDS encoding aldehyde ferredoxin oxidoreductase family protein, giving the protein MKGLSGRLIRVNLTDGSVNIEDYDEGDARKYLGGKGLAAYYAFKEIKRGTDPLGPDNKLYLFTGTLTGTPAPLGNRTVAATKSPSTGTFTDSYMGGFWGPELRFAGYDGVILEGASAEPVRIHIQDDDIRLLSARNLWGMDTWQTEAEIKKLHGPTKKPIKVLSIGPAGERKDLLAAIIADARAAARGGVGAVMGSKNLKAVSVLGSKRPQLHDPKTMMGLVKEQNARLNKNPVTSDALRLRGTPNILLGVNAAGALPYNDFSGEMNPEADRIDGDALKTVLWNDGKNWHPCWNCTVKCTHFHVLEQPGFEGKIDDGPEYETVGLLGSNCGINDPKAISLADYILDGYGLDTMSVGDTIAFLMDCYEKGLIGKDMTNDVDLRFGSVDAWMAAINAAGRGEGTLGRLVANGCLRATEEIGKGSMDFAPQVKGMEIPSYDPRSGEGTALSYARCERGADHLKPWVFNKEWLSSAERTDPFTTEDKPSLIKRENEGSAVLDCLCVCRFAGNELSLEGDFILLANAATGFNYQWHEFWETGERSINIARAFGAREGLGRAQDSLPKKFSTEPLKEGMAKGGMAHVEKMLSKYYELCGWDENGVPGPQKLRELGLDFVADELRAAGIGPEEARAA; this is encoded by the coding sequence GTGAAGGGACTTAGCGGCAGGCTGATCCGTGTTAACCTGACCGACGGCAGCGTCAATATCGAGGACTACGACGAGGGCGATGCCAGGAAGTACCTGGGCGGCAAGGGGCTGGCAGCGTATTATGCTTTTAAAGAAATTAAAAGAGGCACGGACCCGCTAGGGCCGGATAATAAGCTATACTTGTTCACGGGCACCCTTACGGGCACACCGGCCCCGCTTGGAAACCGCACGGTGGCGGCGACGAAGTCGCCGTCGACCGGGACGTTCACCGACTCGTACATGGGCGGATTCTGGGGCCCGGAGCTGAGGTTCGCCGGATACGACGGCGTCATCCTGGAGGGCGCCTCCGCAGAGCCTGTCAGGATCCACATACAGGACGATGACATACGATTATTGAGCGCCAGGAACCTGTGGGGCATGGACACGTGGCAGACGGAGGCCGAGATCAAGAAGCTCCACGGGCCTACGAAGAAGCCTATAAAGGTCTTGAGTATCGGCCCTGCGGGCGAGAGAAAAGATCTGCTCGCGGCCATCATCGCCGACGCCCGGGCGGCTGCCAGGGGCGGCGTGGGGGCCGTCATGGGCAGCAAGAACCTGAAAGCAGTATCCGTCCTCGGGAGCAAGCGTCCCCAGCTACACGATCCTAAGACCATGATGGGCCTGGTGAAAGAGCAGAACGCCCGGCTGAATAAGAATCCCGTGACCTCTGATGCGCTCCGTCTCCGCGGCACGCCCAACATCCTGTTAGGCGTCAACGCGGCGGGGGCGCTGCCGTATAACGACTTCTCGGGAGAAATGAACCCGGAGGCCGACAGGATCGATGGAGACGCCCTGAAAACCGTCCTGTGGAACGACGGAAAAAACTGGCACCCGTGCTGGAACTGCACGGTGAAGTGCACCCACTTCCACGTTCTTGAGCAGCCGGGATTCGAGGGGAAGATCGACGACGGCCCGGAGTACGAGACCGTCGGCCTCCTCGGGTCGAACTGCGGCATTAATGACCCGAAGGCCATATCGCTGGCCGACTACATACTTGACGGGTACGGGCTCGATACCATGTCCGTGGGCGACACCATCGCGTTTTTAATGGACTGCTACGAGAAAGGCCTCATCGGGAAGGACATGACCAACGATGTCGACCTGAGGTTCGGGAGCGTGGACGCCTGGATGGCCGCAATCAACGCGGCCGGCAGGGGCGAGGGCACGCTGGGCAGGCTAGTGGCGAACGGCTGTCTCAGGGCGACGGAGGAAATAGGCAAAGGCTCCATGGACTTTGCCCCGCAGGTCAAGGGCATGGAGATCCCATCATATGACCCCCGGAGCGGAGAGGGCACTGCGCTGTCATACGCGAGATGCGAGCGGGGCGCAGACCACCTGAAACCATGGGTATTTAACAAAGAGTGGCTGTCCTCGGCTGAGCGCACTGACCCGTTCACGACCGAGGATAAGCCGTCGCTGATCAAGAGGGAGAACGAAGGCTCGGCAGTCCTGGACTGTTTGTGCGTATGCCGGTTCGCGGGCAACGAGCTAAGCCTGGAGGGCGATTTCATCCTGCTGGCGAACGCGGCCACGGGCTTCAACTACCAGTGGCATGAGTTCTGGGAGACGGGGGAGCGGTCTATTAACATTGCCCGGGCGTTCGGCGCGCGGGAAGGCCTGGGCCGGGCGCAGGACTCGCTGCCGAAAAAGTTCTCCACAGAGCCCCTAAAGGAAGGCATGGCGAAAGGCGGCATGGCCCACGTCGAGAAAATGCTCTCGAAGTACTACGAGCTCTGCGGGTGGGATGAGAACGGCGTGCCAGGTCCGCAAAAGCTGCGCGAGCTCGGCCTGGATTTCGTCGCCGACGAGCTCAGGGCCGCGGGCATCGGCCCGGAGGAGGCCAGGGCAGCGTGA
- a CDS encoding dihydrodipicolinate synthase family protein — protein MYHPAGVYPAMPTPFMRNGDLDETGLRDLVSYFNNTGVNGLLVLGTIGEFAMMSGQERRRAAEIIVGAADKLEIIANAGCPSTRETIRMALFLKDIGVDAVIAVEPYFYHPTAKGMARHYLDIAEKADMPVMAYNIPQFSGNRLTPDIMDAFAGDGRIVGLKDSEGDPVKLMEFIRRAPEGFSVMVGADPLVSYGICMGAKGMLIGSASVAPRACVEMYRAAIDGDMDKTFAMQGRLNDIIRAMSVGTFPAAVKYMLSGQGLPGGHVRPPLEGLSDAEKLIVDDYMKGAKAMSEVVV, from the coding sequence TTGTATCATCCGGCAGGAGTCTATCCGGCAATGCCCACGCCCTTCATGCGAAACGGGGACCTGGACGAGACCGGTCTGAGGGACCTCGTGTCATACTTTAATAACACAGGGGTGAACGGCCTGCTCGTGCTGGGCACCATCGGCGAGTTCGCCATGATGAGCGGGCAGGAGCGCAGGCGGGCGGCGGAGATCATCGTGGGAGCGGCCGATAAGCTGGAGATCATCGCCAACGCGGGCTGCCCATCGACGAGGGAGACCATACGGATGGCGCTGTTCCTGAAGGACATCGGCGTCGACGCCGTCATCGCGGTCGAGCCCTATTTTTATCATCCGACGGCCAAAGGCATGGCCCGGCACTATCTCGACATAGCGGAAAAGGCCGACATGCCCGTCATGGCATATAACATCCCGCAGTTCTCCGGGAACCGGCTGACTCCGGACATCATGGACGCGTTCGCGGGGGACGGGCGTATCGTGGGGCTTAAGGACAGCGAGGGCGACCCGGTGAAGCTGATGGAGTTCATTCGCAGGGCTCCAGAGGGCTTTTCAGTCATGGTAGGCGCCGATCCCCTGGTCAGCTACGGGATATGTATGGGCGCTAAGGGCATGCTGATCGGCAGCGCTTCGGTCGCGCCCCGGGCGTGCGTCGAGATGTACCGGGCCGCGATCGACGGCGACATGGATAAGACGTTCGCCATGCAGGGCAGGCTGAACGACATCATCAGGGCGATGAGCGTGGGAACGTTTCCCGCGGCGGTCAAGTACATGCTATCCGGGCAGGGGCTTCCCGGAGGGCACGTCAGGCCGCCCCTGGAGGGCCTGTCGGACGCTGAAAAACTAATTGTTGACGATTATATGAAGGGGGCGAAGGCCATGAGTGAGGTGGTCGTGTGA
- a CDS encoding NUDIX domain-containing protein → MSISYVYVIAFHGDEFLMVRHARRSWEMPGGKVNAGESPGEAAVREFREETGYDVGGLNVIEIEDGGLVYMGDVGKKLSTTPDAREIAEVKLFKELPDNLSFPLVEYTRMLDAARKYHSAH, encoded by the coding sequence ATGAGCATTAGCTACGTTTATGTCATCGCCTTTCATGGTGACGAGTTCTTGATGGTCCGGCACGCCCGCCGCTCCTGGGAAATGCCCGGGGGTAAGGTGAATGCCGGAGAGTCCCCCGGGGAAGCTGCTGTCCGTGAGTTCCGGGAGGAGACCGGCTACGATGTAGGCGGCCTGAATGTGATCGAGATCGAGGACGGAGGGCTCGTCTACATGGGCGACGTTGGTAAGAAGCTGTCCACCACGCCCGATGCCCGCGAGATAGCGGAAGTGAAGCTCTTTAAGGAATTACCGGATAATCTCTCGTTCCCGCTCGTTGAATACACGCGCATGCTGGACGCTGCCCGCAAATACCACAGTGCACACTGA
- a CDS encoding DUF2551 domain-containing protein encodes MDFVVNEITKRLHDYLATDVQGIRRIVLQAFVKMKSLTADTLHRILMERGFSITLKQVTAMLGVIHSKLGILHAHKNSYDAKYEYSLKEKYEGIVQTALLSI; translated from the coding sequence ATGGATTTTGTCGTAAACGAGATAACCAAAAGGTTGCACGACTATCTGGCGACCGATGTCCAGGGTATAAGGAGGATCGTACTTCAGGCATTCGTTAAGATGAAGAGCCTGACCGCCGACACGCTGCACCGGATCTTGATGGAGCGCGGCTTCAGCATCACGCTGAAACAGGTGACCGCCATGCTGGGAGTCATCCACTCCAAGCTCGGCATCCTGCACGCCCACAAGAACTCGTACGATGCTAAGTACGAGTACAGCCTTAAGGAGAAGTACGAGGGCATCGTTCAGACAGCTCTCCTGTCTATCTGA
- a CDS encoding PHP domain-containing protein has protein sequence MLKYDLHMHTIYSRDGAIKPADAIRIAKKRGLDGIAITDHDTIRGGLEALKLKTEGLDIIVGAEIKTDRGDVIGLFLNEEIRERDHMEVIDAIRSQGGVAVVPHPFDSMRGSAFWLTDKDSGKMDAIEVINARCVLKRSNRMAGIYADDYKVGKVGGSDAHFGAEIANAGTLVPESEDIAKAISGGRTTAFGRCSMPLFHVFTTALLVERRVVKPKKSR, from the coding sequence ATGCTAAAATACGACTTACACATGCACACGATATACTCCCGCGACGGGGCCATCAAGCCCGCGGACGCCATCCGCATCGCGAAGAAGCGCGGGCTGGACGGCATAGCTATTACTGACCACGACACCATCCGGGGCGGATTGGAGGCGCTGAAGCTAAAAACCGAAGGCCTCGATATTATCGTGGGCGCCGAGATCAAGACCGACCGGGGCGACGTCATAGGATTATTTTTAAACGAGGAGATCCGGGAGCGGGACCACATGGAGGTCATCGATGCCATCCGCAGTCAGGGCGGAGTGGCGGTCGTGCCCCACCCGTTCGACAGCATGAGGGGCTCGGCGTTCTGGCTCACGGATAAGGACTCCGGGAAAATGGACGCTATCGAGGTCATCAACGCAAGGTGCGTGCTCAAGCGGTCCAACCGGATGGCCGGCATATACGCGGATGACTATAAAGTCGGGAAGGTCGGAGGAAGCGACGCTCACTTCGGGGCCGAGATCGCCAATGCCGGCACGCTGGTGCCCGAGAGCGAAGATATCGCGAAAGCGATCAGCGGCGGCCGCACGACGGCGTTCGGCAGGTGCTCCATGCCGCTGTTCCACGTATTTACCACGGCGCTCCTGGTGGAGAGGCGCGTCGTGAAGCCGAAAAAGAGCCGCTAA
- the thsA gene encoding thermosome subunit alpha: MAENSGQPIYILREGTSRSNGREAQNNNIMAALAVADAVRSTLGPKGMDKMLVDSTGNTTVTNDGVTILKEIDIEHPAAKMVVEVAKTQDQQVGDGTTTAVIFAGALLKKAQELMDQGIHPTIVTSGYRLAAAKANELLSEIAIPAKGKDILKKVAYTAMTGKSAGAVGEVLAGLAVDAVLAVEENGKVDVDNIKVEKKTGANVENSRVVRGLVLNKHRETSSMPRKAENAKVLLLNVALDIKKTEVDASIKIRSPMQMQSFLEQEESIIRRKVDSIKKSGATVVFCQKAIADLAAHYMGKAGIMAFKSMSESDMAKLSKATGGRVVTKLDDIDPKDLGFAGVVEERLITGEDDLLFIEGCKNPKALTILLRGSGYTSIDEYERALHDALRVVGVVIEDKKVVPGGGAPEIELGLRLRDYASTVGGREQLAIEAFAAALDIIPRTLAENAGLDPIDMLVELRSKHENKGGKNFGLDVFQGKPVDMLEANVLEPLRVKTQAIGSATEAATMILRIDDVIASGGPSDQEVAQARAAAARQLQGMRGGMGGMPPGMGM, encoded by the coding sequence TTGGCTGAAAACAGTGGCCAACCGATATACATCTTAAGAGAGGGCACGTCCCGCTCGAACGGCAGAGAAGCCCAAAATAACAACATCATGGCCGCGCTTGCGGTCGCCGATGCGGTCCGGAGCACCCTCGGGCCGAAGGGCATGGACAAGATGCTCGTCGACTCCACGGGCAACACGACCGTCACGAACGACGGCGTCACTATTTTAAAGGAAATTGACATCGAACATCCCGCAGCGAAGATGGTGGTCGAGGTCGCGAAGACGCAGGACCAGCAGGTCGGCGACGGGACCACGACCGCGGTGATCTTCGCGGGCGCGCTGTTAAAGAAGGCCCAGGAGCTCATGGACCAGGGCATCCACCCGACGATCGTCACCTCCGGGTACAGGCTCGCGGCCGCTAAGGCGAACGAGCTGCTGTCCGAGATCGCCATACCGGCGAAGGGCAAGGACATACTGAAGAAGGTCGCATACACCGCCATGACCGGCAAGAGCGCCGGCGCCGTGGGCGAGGTGCTCGCCGGGCTTGCGGTCGATGCCGTGCTGGCGGTCGAAGAGAATGGCAAGGTAGACGTCGATAACATCAAGGTCGAGAAGAAGACCGGGGCGAACGTCGAGAACTCCCGGGTCGTGAGGGGCCTGGTGCTGAACAAGCACAGGGAAACCTCCAGCATGCCCAGGAAGGCGGAGAACGCGAAGGTCCTATTGCTGAACGTCGCCCTGGACATCAAGAAGACAGAGGTCGACGCGAGCATTAAGATCAGGTCCCCCATGCAGATGCAGTCCTTCCTCGAGCAGGAAGAGAGCATCATACGCCGCAAGGTGGACTCCATCAAGAAGTCCGGCGCCACTGTGGTGTTCTGCCAGAAGGCCATCGCGGACCTGGCCGCCCATTACATGGGCAAGGCCGGCATAATGGCATTCAAGAGCATGTCCGAGTCGGACATGGCCAAACTGTCGAAGGCGACCGGCGGCCGCGTGGTCACCAAGCTGGACGACATCGACCCGAAGGACCTGGGCTTTGCGGGCGTGGTCGAGGAGAGGCTCATCACCGGCGAGGACGACTTACTGTTCATCGAGGGCTGCAAGAACCCGAAGGCCCTGACTATTCTGCTCAGGGGCAGCGGCTACACGTCCATCGACGAGTACGAGCGCGCCCTTCATGATGCGCTTCGCGTTGTCGGCGTCGTCATCGAGGACAAGAAAGTGGTGCCCGGCGGAGGCGCCCCCGAGATCGAGCTCGGCCTCAGGCTGAGGGATTACGCGTCGACCGTCGGCGGCAGGGAACAGCTTGCCATCGAGGCCTTCGCGGCCGCGCTGGACATCATCCCGAGGACGCTTGCGGAGAACGCCGGCCTGGACCCCATCGACATGCTCGTCGAACTGAGGAGCAAGCACGAGAACAAGGGCGGCAAGAATTTCGGCCTGGACGTGTTCCAGGGCAAGCCCGTCGACATGCTCGAGGCCAACGTCCTCGAGCCCCTGCGCGTGAAGACGCAGGCCATCGGCTCGGCCACCGAGGCCGCCACGATGATCCTTCGCATCGACGACGTCATCGCATCCGGCGGCCCCAGCGACCAGGAAGTGGCCCAGGCAAGGGCCGCGGCGGCACGCCAGTTACAGGGCATGCGCGGCGGCATGGGCGGCATGCCCCCCGGCATGGGAATGTAA
- a CDS encoding LysO family transporter has protein sequence MDGMVTYIGLLVISLAAGVAAGLVRGKFSDSQKKYVSAAITCLVFLLILLMGLKTGSNEAVISNLGLYGLQALLITVGAVLGSIAFAILFERLFFRDGVR, from the coding sequence ATGGACGGGATGGTCACTTACATAGGGCTGCTTGTTATTTCGCTTGCCGCGGGCGTAGCTGCCGGCCTGGTCCGGGGCAAGTTCTCCGATAGCCAGAAAAAGTACGTATCGGCGGCAATAACGTGCCTCGTGTTCCTGCTCATCCTCCTCATGGGCCTGAAGACGGGCTCGAACGAGGCCGTCATCTCGAACCTGGGCCTTTACGGCCTACAGGCGCTGCTCATCACGGTGGGCGCCGTCCTTGGCAGCATCGCCTTCGCGATCCTCTTCGAGAGGCTGTTTTTCAGGGACGGTGTCCGGTAA
- a CDS encoding lysine exporter LysO family protein: MSIILIILSALVIGIVAGVLGIVPPSVDSNVDTLITIMLCLLLFVIGLDMSQNKSVIKEIRRIGWKILLLPAFIAAGSILGALVAGVVSGMDPRYAMAIGAGFGWYSLSSVILTGIVGAQIGTMALLSNIFREMLSIVIMPLVVRYCGKTAAVAPGGATTMDTTLPVVVKYAGSEMGIISFVSGITLSLLVVVLVPFFAGL; the protein is encoded by the coding sequence ATGTCCATCATCCTGATAATATTATCCGCCCTCGTCATAGGCATCGTGGCCGGGGTACTGGGCATCGTGCCCCCGTCCGTGGACTCGAACGTTGACACGCTCATCACGATTATGCTGTGCCTGCTGTTATTCGTCATCGGGCTGGACATGAGCCAGAATAAGTCGGTAATTAAGGAGATCAGGCGTATCGGTTGGAAGATTTTATTGTTGCCCGCCTTTATTGCTGCCGGCAGTATACTGGGGGCTCTGGTCGCTGGCGTGGTCTCCGGAATGGACCCACGGTATGCCATGGCCATAGGCGCCGGCTTCGGCTGGTACAGCCTCTCGAGCGTCATACTTACCGGCATCGTGGGGGCGCAGATCGGCACGATGGCGCTGCTCTCGAACATCTTCAGGGAAATGCTCTCCATCGTCATCATGCCCCTGGTGGTCCGCTACTGCGGCAAGACCGCCGCCGTCGCACCGGGAGGGGCCACGACCATGGACACGACGCTACCCGTAGTGGTCAAATATGCCGGCAGCGAGATGGGCATCATCTCCTTCGTGAGCGGCATCACGCTGTCCCTGCTGGTCGTCGTGCTGGTGCCCTTCTTCGCCGGCCTATAA
- a CDS encoding single-stranded-DNA-specific exonuclease RecJ gives MQRFRKAAELCAERIKKCDEAVVVSHIDADGLTAAGIMCKALDRLGRPHEEKFVKKLDDAALKGIADFSAGKLVIFTDLGSGALASIKALGIDAVVTDHHRPAPVEYEYHMNPHLYGLNGSTEISGAGVSFLLSLCLGDNVDLGSLAIVGAVGDLQDMRTNALVGVNRQILDLATSKGYIAYEKDIKLFGRQTRPVYKLLQYSSDPFIPGLSGCEDACIAFIEGAGIPIKKDNWRRWIDLGQGEKKSLTSRLFQYCMACGMPSHKIQRLVGEVYTLLKEEPGTELRDASEYSTLLNATARYDYADVGLAVCMGDRGEAFHYARDLLESHRHNLVNGLNLVADKGVCRMNNLQYFHAHGEIRETIVGIIAGMSTSLDCVSRDMPIIGMAKSEGGTKVSARGNHDLILRGLNLALALGEAASAVGGVGGGHDIAAGATIPEGKEHEFLETLDAVIGAQLKKSI, from the coding sequence ATGCAGCGATTCCGCAAGGCCGCCGAACTGTGCGCGGAAAGAATAAAAAAGTGCGACGAGGCAGTTGTAGTCTCACATATCGACGCGGACGGCCTCACGGCCGCGGGCATCATGTGCAAGGCGCTGGACAGGCTTGGCAGGCCACACGAGGAAAAGTTCGTTAAAAAGCTGGATGATGCTGCGCTCAAGGGCATTGCAGACTTCAGCGCGGGGAAGCTCGTCATTTTCACGGACCTGGGCAGCGGGGCGCTCGCCTCCATAAAGGCGCTCGGGATTGACGCGGTGGTCACGGACCACCACAGGCCTGCGCCAGTAGAGTACGAGTACCACATGAACCCCCATCTGTACGGGCTCAACGGCTCTACGGAGATAAGCGGCGCCGGGGTATCGTTCTTACTTTCATTGTGCCTCGGGGATAATGTCGACCTGGGCTCGCTGGCCATCGTCGGAGCCGTGGGCGACCTCCAGGACATGCGGACCAACGCGCTCGTAGGCGTGAACCGCCAGATACTGGACCTGGCAACGTCTAAGGGCTACATCGCTTACGAGAAGGACATCAAGCTCTTCGGCCGGCAGACCCGGCCGGTCTATAAGCTATTACAGTATAGCTCGGACCCGTTCATCCCGGGCTTGAGCGGTTGCGAGGACGCCTGCATCGCCTTCATCGAGGGCGCGGGCATACCGATAAAGAAGGACAACTGGCGCCGGTGGATCGACCTGGGCCAGGGCGAGAAAAAGTCGCTCACCTCCAGATTATTCCAGTACTGCATGGCCTGCGGCATGCCTTCCCACAAGATACAGCGCCTTGTCGGCGAAGTGTACACATTATTAAAGGAGGAGCCTGGCACGGAATTGAGGGATGCGTCGGAGTACTCTACGCTGCTGAACGCCACGGCCCGCTACGATTATGCGGACGTGGGCCTGGCGGTCTGCATGGGCGACCGGGGCGAGGCGTTCCACTATGCAAGGGACCTTTTAGAGTCGCACAGGCACAACCTCGTGAACGGCCTCAACCTCGTGGCAGATAAGGGCGTATGCAGGATGAATAATTTACAATACTTCCACGCCCACGGCGAGATCAGGGAGACAATCGTGGGCATCATCGCCGGCATGAGCACGAGCCTGGACTGCGTGAGCCGGGACATGCCCATCATCGGCATGGCGAAGTCCGAGGGCGGCACCAAAGTATCGGCCCGGGGTAACCATGACCTCATCCTCAGGGGCCTTAACCTGGCCCTGGCGCTGGGCGAGGCGGCCTCCGCCGTAGGCGGGGTCGGGGGCGGGCACGACATCGCGGCGGGCGCGACCATACCCGAAGGTAAGGAGCACGAGTTCCTGGAAACGCTGGACGCAGTCATCGGGGCACAGTTAAAGAAAAGTATATAG
- a CDS encoding DUF2150 family protein produces MRMLTFYSQERWNNWINQVKESKFKIDPTAEGLGREGIVFLDMEEDVILALCKVTGKLQLGTLAKEDAANSIQGMKEIVLAKIEPMDEDKDAMIESVQSSLVGAFAAAEAFVGGDFDPKQKVEELVLQASKAEEGGDMDKAFEMMGKAGALVLAGKKFDSDKVYEKIPPESFVAEGVDGLDTILAVLAGGIDYTDEADDEGD; encoded by the coding sequence ATGAGGATGCTTACATTCTACTCGCAAGAAAGGTGGAACAACTGGATCAACCAGGTAAAGGAGAGCAAGTTCAAGATCGACCCGACCGCCGAAGGTCTCGGGAGAGAGGGCATCGTGTTCCTCGACATGGAAGAGGACGTTATCCTTGCGCTCTGTAAGGTCACGGGCAAGCTCCAGCTTGGCACTCTTGCGAAGGAAGATGCGGCGAACAGCATCCAGGGAATGAAGGAGATCGTGCTCGCAAAGATCGAGCCCATGGACGAGGACAAGGACGCGATGATCGAGTCGGTGCAGTCCTCCCTGGTGGGCGCCTTTGCCGCGGCCGAGGCTTTCGTGGGCGGCGATTTCGACCCAAAGCAGAAGGTAGAGGAGCTCGTGCTGCAGGCCTCTAAGGCTGAGGAAGGCGGCGACATGGATAAAGCCTTCGAGATGATGGGCAAGGCCGGGGCCCTTGTGCTGGCGGGCAAGAAGTTCGACAGCGACAAAGTCTACGAAAAGATCCCCCCGGAGAGCTTCGTCGCCGAGGGCGTCGACGGCCTGGATACGATACTGGCGGTTCTCGCCGGCGGTATCGACTACACCGACGAGGCCGACGACGAGGGCGATTAA
- a CDS encoding amino acid kinase, whose translation MLFVLKLGGSLFGHAPDILRRVADSGSDVLVVPGGGPFADLIREIDLERGLSANAAHWMAVLAMDQYAYYLHDKTGIELTPLLVRKKGVRIILPYEVLRRQDELPHSWDVTSDTIAAWMAYKTASDFIKATDVDGVMLEGQLQETVDASTLKGRETCVDRAMPGFLVEHGMDALIINGTVEGRLEDALKGKTVKGTKIRGK comes from the coding sequence ATGTTGTTCGTTTTGAAGCTTGGCGGGAGTCTTTTTGGCCATGCTCCCGATATTCTTAGGCGTGTTGCGGATTCGGGCTCCGATGTGCTCGTAGTTCCAGGCGGGGGCCCTTTTGCGGACCTTATCCGTGAAATCGATCTTGAACGCGGCCTCTCGGCCAATGCCGCCCACTGGATGGCCGTGCTGGCGATGGACCAGTATGCCTATTATTTGCACGATAAGACGGGCATCGAATTAACGCCTCTGCTCGTAAGGAAGAAAGGAGTCCGCATCATCCTGCCGTACGAGGTACTGAGGCGGCAGGACGAGCTACCCCACTCCTGGGACGTGACCTCGGATACCATCGCCGCCTGGATGGCCTATAAGACCGCATCGGATTTTATTAAAGCCACGGACGTGGACGGCGTGATGCTCGAGGGTCAGTTACAGGAGACCGTCGACGCCTCTACGCTTAAGGGCAGGGAGACGTGCGTCGACCGGGCGATGCCCGGATTTCTCGTCGAGCACGGCATGGACGCCCTTATTATAAACGGTACCGTCGAGGGAAGGCTCGAGGACGCACTAAAAGGAAAAACAGTAAAAGGCACAAAAATAAGGGGAAAATAG